The DNA region AATGTGAAATTTTTGGGTTGAAGCAAGATTCTCATTTAGTTTCAGAATTTTTCACAGCTTTAAAGGTTATTTGGGAAGAACTTGAAGCATATCTTCCTACTCCTACTTGTTCTTGTCCACATCGTTGTGTTTGCATCACAAGTCCGAGTAATGCAAAACATCAACATAAAATTTCACGCTCAATTCGTTTTCTCACTCCCTTAAATGACTCATTTGATCTAGTTCGTTTATAGATTTTACTCATGAATCCATTACGAAATCTCAAAAAGGTTTTCTTTATGGTAATGTTGTGGAACCTTATCTTGAAGGTGATATGCTTTTAACAAAGATAACaacttttgatgatgacaactgACCGATGATGAAAATTAATGTCATATGACAAGTcaaacataagtgattaagcgGATAAAGATGCAAATATAAGTAATATGGTTTGATAGACTTGACTATCCGATCAATGATGACAACCAAATGGAATATAATCTCAAACCTCATCTCAAGCAAGTgtctaaaaaataaaatatttgaaAAAGTCTTGAAGTGCAAGGAAGTTATCCCTTAAGTATCCTAAAAGAAAACTATGTAATGCATAAGAGTGTTTTCGTAAAAGTATATGACTAAATTACACACAcgaaaaatattttttaactgATTTTTCTCAAAGAAATACTATAAGCAAAGTCTTGTTGCTGTGCCAGATGAGTTGAAACCTCTCTGAAAAGATTTGGGAGATTTTTTTGTATTATCCAATAGATTGACACTTTATCCCAATCGATTGAGATATTTCAAAAATATGTCCTAATCGATTAGGACATCATCTTAATGATGGGTAACAACTACGTATCTTTTATTTACATTTTTAACTTGACAATCGATTAATATTGAGATATCTAATCAATTGACATAAGGTGCTAATCGATTAGCAAATATTAAAATGCAATAAAACCAATTTCCTTTTTTAGTCAACCTCTGACCTATAAGTAGAGGTATCTTTCCTCATTTCAATTTGTCCATAATACTATTTTGGCACTTATCACTCTCTCCCTCTCACTACAAAATAATGTATTAGTTGTGGCGATTTAGTTATTGTGTTTTCAAAAACCGCCACAATTTATGGTTGATAATAATGGTTTTATCAATGGATCTAATATACATAAAAAAACAACGGTTTTAACCGCCTTTATTTACTGAATTGTTTTTAATGTTCACATTTTAATATTTACGTTTTCTTATTTATACAGTGagtgttttcttttcttttttaataTTAACGGTTTCTTTATTTATACAATAacaaatttaattaaaataaaataaaaaatattaattttatttcTTATATATTAAAACAAGAAAAAGAAAACCTAAATTTTGTCACATATTCTTCGTCTCCAAAAAAATGAAAACCTATTCTTTTTCCTTCTCAATGTTTAGCTTCCTTCCCACTTTTCGATTTTGATTCCAgcttcttttttttttcaaaatcattCAAGCTCAAACCTTAACGATGATTTGAACATTGAATCACATCTATTTAACATCAGTACCATTACCGAACCCTAACAATTAACCCCACCAATGACTTAAAGTCATGGTTTCTCTTTTTAATGCTAATGTGGAAAATTTTGGACAAATGTGTAAGGATTTAGAAGAGTTAGGTTTTCTAATATTGATATGTCCGTTAACATACTCATATATTTCAGATTTTATCAAAGCTAATTCATAAAAACTATGGTTAAAACCGCTGTCGTTAATTTTACGGGTAATCTCGACGAGGGTGTGAATAGAATTAGTGAAACGGTTGAAAGGTTGGATATCGGGGTGTTGATTAACAACGTGGGAATTTCTCACCAGTATGCGATATTATTCCATGAATTGGATGAAGAGCTTCTAAATAATTTGATTATGGTGAATGTTGTTGAAACTACTAAGGTTACACATGTTGTTTTACATTGGATGCTGAAGAGAAAGAAGGGAACGATTATTACCATTGGTTATGGTGCTAATATTGTTATTCCTTCTGATCCATTTTATGTTGTTTATGTTATCACTAAAGGGTGAATGTTTTTAATTGCTCTTTTATTATACTTCTATGTTCTAAGACTTAGTGATTTATTTTGACATTCTTAAGTATTGATGTTattctattttctatttttgaaatTAGGGTGTCTGTGTTTGTTATTTTAGTTTCATCGATCATTTTCTAGATGTCTATGTTGAATAAaaaaaatgggattttttgtgtAGTAAGTATTGAGCTATTCTTTTGATTGAATTACTCATTTGATGTTGTGACCTTGATGTAATTGAGAATTGAGATTGTATAAATAACATTTGATGGCGTAAACAAACATGTTTCTGTTGATTATGATTTGcatttttgttttttcttttgttattaGTTGTTGTTGTTCTAACCGCTAATAATATGCAAATGCATCTACATTATAGAGGAAGTAACTATTTTACGTGAAACCCTCAGTAATTTAACCCAAGGTAAAGAAAAATTTGACTTGATCTTATCGATCCAAAATTCGTCCTTAAATAGAAAGGGACTAGAATTTAAAAAGGATAGAAAACAAAGTAAAGATATAGATCATAATGAAAAGACGCGTCCAATTTATAACTGTACACACTGTACAAGAATACGATATTTAGAATCTTTTTGTTTTGATAAATTGAAAGGATCTAAAGGTTTTGTAATCTTATATATTCTAGAACTAATGCACCTGAGCCCGAGAAGATGTGGGCACCAAACATGAAATCTTAATGTTTTGCAGATGTGCTTTATAGCCCTCGGATTTGACGATTATTAATGAAGCTGTGAAAAGAAATAATATACTTCAAGGTATAGAATATGTATGAAGTCTCTAATCCAAGGATAAAAGGATTATGGCAAATATCAACCATTGTGATTAAAGCAAATTGTTTGAGAATATCTCAAGGTTTATGATCCTTAGTGATCAGTTGAATGGATATGTCTGTAATGGAAATGttaatttttattgtttttacCAACTCTCGCATCCAACGATGTGTAGATAAGGACAACCATATTTTGATTGATGTTTCCTTTTAAGAGAAGTTTTTATCAATAACTCTTGATAAAAGAGGTATACATTATTTTAAGGTTGAAATAATCGGAAAAATCTAATTAAACCCTTAAAATAATGAACTTATTATT from Lathyrus oleraceus cultivar Zhongwan6 chromosome 1, CAAS_Psat_ZW6_1.0, whole genome shotgun sequence includes:
- the LOC127088118 gene encoding very-long-chain 3-oxoacyl-CoA reductase 1-like — translated: MVKTAVVNFTGNLDEGVNRISETVERLDIGVLINNVGISHQYAILFHELDEELLNNLIMVNVVETTKVTHVVLHWMLKRKKGTIITIGYGANIVIPSDPFYVVYVITKG